From Vidua macroura isolate BioBank_ID:100142 chromosome 8, ASM2450914v1, whole genome shotgun sequence, one genomic window encodes:
- the MRPL43 gene encoding 39S ribosomal protein L43, mitochondrial yields MTGRGSPSRFLTAVLHNGVGRYVRQLQRLQLLFSPTAADARGARQFVEEAAQDFARRHPDVVLYVSPHSGPGPAPVLRAEYLNGTVRDELIASKTSEEIVQLATKLANQSGLDIIRIRKPFHTDNPSVQGQWHPLTNKPSILTVQGPRLQPQ; encoded by the exons ATGACGGGCCGAGGGTCGCCCAGCCGGTTCCTGACCGCCGTGCTGCACAACGGCGTGGGCCGGTACGTGCGGCAGCTCCAGCGCCTGCAGCTCCTCTTCAGCCCCACCGCGGCCGACGCCCGCGGCGCCAG GCAGTTCGTGGAGGAGGCGGCACAGGACTTCGCCCGGCGGCACCCCGATGTCGTCCTCTACGTGAGCCCCCACTCGGGCCCGGGCCCAGCCCCGGTGCTGCGGGCTGAGTACT TGAACGGGACCGTGCGGGACGAGCTCATTGCCAGCAAGACGAGTGAGGAGATCGTGCAGCTGGCCACCAAGCTGGCCAACCAATCCGGCCTGGACATCATCCGCATCCGCAAGCCCTTCCACACTGACAACCCCAGTGTCCAGGGCCAGTGGCACCCCCTCACCAACAAACCCTCCATCCTCACCGTGCAGGGCCCACGTCTGCAGCCCCAATAA
- the TWNK gene encoding twinkle mtDNA helicase → MALVPLRPGRAASRLLPLLCGGARSKGASLSPGAPGRLSQRRYKKDVLPSPDRPAPSVSITEIRQYLRAQDIPFHDGYSCLHTPSLFTGDRGDQPLSANAPFTLFIDKTTGSFLCTATLAEGTWQDFQANVEMRLRGVTPIPPASSEETEEEMRQAREDARCIWERALPLWELLDEKETKETKALFGISQVTDATLKRFGVRYLRTARSLVFPWFSPQDATLKGLKLLRVEKKGGTITYVEETLPRFDSYRNLFGLPLIGRRDTELVLTGWELDALALHQAAGVASLALPRGASCLPPTLLPYLEQFKRITLWLGEDLRSWEAAKLFARKLSLKRCSLVRPGNLQPRPLEALNQGLNVTKILRSALLASHKSIVSFRQLREEVFGELVNTEQVSGVKWARFPELNKLLKGHRRGELTIFTGPTGSGKTTFISEYALDLCMQGVCTLWGSFEINNVRLAKIMLTQFAGRRLEDQLELYDEWADRFEELPLYFMTFHGQQNIKTVIDTMQHAVYMYDITHVVVDNLQFMMGHEHLSVDRLAAQDFIIGAFRKFATDNTCHITLIIHPRKEDDEKELQTASIFGSAKASQEADNVLILQDRKLVTGPGKRYLQVSKNRFDGDVGIFPLEFSKASLSFSSSKNKVRLKKMKEEKEILANKTVEGGSGVSKKP, encoded by the exons ATGGCGCTGGTGCCCCTGCGGCCCGGCAGAGCCGCCAGCCGCCTCCTGCCGCTGCTGTGCGGGGGGGCCAGGAGCAAGGGAGCCTCGCTGAGCCCCGGGGCGCCGGGCCGCCTTAGCCAGCGGCGCTACAAGAAGGACGTGCTGCCCTCCCCCGACAGGCCCGCGCCCTCCGTCTCCATCACCGAGATCCGCCAGTACCTGCGGGCACAGGACATCCCTTTCCACGATGGGTACAGCTGCCTGCACACCCCCAGCCTTTTCACTGGCGACCGCGGGGACCAGCCGCTGTCCGCCAATGCCCCGTTCACGCTTTTCATTGACAAGACCACGGGCAGCTTCCTATGCACAGCCACCCTGGCCGAGGGCACCTGGCAGGACTTCCAGGCTAACGTGGAAATGCGGCTCCGTGGCGTTACCCCCATTCCCCCTGCCAGCTCGGAGGAGACGGAGGAGGAAATGCGACAGGCTCGCGAGGATGCCCGCTGCATCTGGGAACGGGCTCTGCcgctctgggagctgctggatgagAAGGAGACCAAGGAGACCAAGGCTTTGTTTGGTATCTCCCAGGTGACAGATGCCACCTTGAAACGCTTCGGTGTCCGTTATCTGAGGACTGCCAGGTCTCTCGTCTTCCCCTGGTTCAGCCCTCAAGATGCGACCCTGAAAGGCCTGAAGCTCCTGAGGGTGGAGAAAAAGGGAGGCACGATAACTTACGTGGAAGAGACTTTACCTCGCTTCGATTCCTATCGCAATCTTTTTGGGCTGCCCCTGATTGGCCGCCGAGACACAGAGCTGGTCTTaactggctgggagctggatgccctggccctgcaccaAGCTGCAGGAGtggccagcctggccctgccacGGGGGGCCAGCTGCCTGCCTCCCACCCTTCTTCCCTACCTGGAGCAGTTCAAGCGCATCACGCTGTGGCTCGGCGAGGACTTGCGCTCCTGGGAAGCTGCCAAGCTCTTTGCTCGCAAGCTGAGCCTCAAGCGCTGCTCTCTGGTGCGCCCTGGCAACCTGCAGCCCCGGCCCTTGGAGGCTCTGAACCAGGGCCTGAACGTCACCAAAATCCTGCGTTCTGCCCTGCTTGCCAGCCACAAATCCATCGTCTCCTTCCGGCAGCTGCGCGAGGAGGTGTTTGGGGAGCTGGTTAACACCGAGCAGGTGTCTGGCGTCAAGTGGGCACGTTTCCCCGAGCTCAACAAGCTCCTCAAAGGGCACCGGAGAGGGGAGCTCACCATCTTCACAG GCCCAACAGGCAGTGGGAAGACCACGTTTATCAGTGAGTATGCCCTGGACCTGTGCATGCAGGGCGTGTGCACGCTGTGGGGCAGCTTTGAGATCAACAATGTTCGTCTGGCCAAAATCATGCTGACGCAGTTTGCTGGCCGGCGCCTGGAAGACCAGCTGGAACTGTACGATGAGTGGGCTGATCGCTTCGAGGAGCTCCCGCTCTACTTCATGACCTTCCATGGCCAGCAGAACATCAA gacagtgATTGACACCATGCAGCACGCAGTCTACATGTATGACATCACCCACGTGGTCGTTGACAATCTCCAGTTCATGATGGGACATGAGCACCTCTCTGTGGACAG gctcgCTGCCCAGGACTTCATCATTGGTGCCTTCCGCAAGTTTGCCACGGACAACACGTGCCACATCACCCTGATCATCCATCCTCGCAAGGAGGATGATGAGAAGGAACTGCAGACAGCCTCCATTTTTGGCTCTGCCAAG GCCAGCCAGGAGGCTGACAACGTCCTCATCCTGCAAGACCGTAAGCTGGTGACGGGGCCAGGGAAGCGCTACCTGCAGGTGTCCAAGAATCGCTTTGATGGGGACGTGGGTATCTTCCCACTGGAGTTCAGCAAGGCCTCGCTCTCCTTCTCATCTTCCAAAAACAAGGTCAGGCTGAAGAAgatgaaggaggagaaggagattTTAGCCAACAAAACCGTGGAGGGAGGCTCAGGAGTCTCCAAGAAGCCatga